The genomic interval TTTTTGTTCTTGCAACCATTAAAGCCAAACCACCAAAAAAGGCAATTAATACATCTCTAATATCTGGTCTTGTTCTCCCTAACAATTCGGATGTATCTTCACTTAACGGAAAGAAATAGAAAAAAACAAATGACGCAAGTAAACTTAAAGTAATCATTGTTGCCAAACTGACTAATGATTTTTTAAACACTTCAATATCATTAATTGCAAAAGCACTTCCTATTCCCAAAATAGGTCCCATTAAGGGCGATATTAACATGGCACCAATAACAACTGCAGTAGAATTAGCATTTAACCCTATAGAAGCCACAAAGACAGCAAAAATAAGAATCCAAGCAGTTGCACCTTTAAAAGGTATATCTGCTTTAATAGCCTCCATGGTAGCTTCATGATCCGTATCGTGTCTAAAGTCTAAAAGTTCGGTTAAATATTTTCTGATACTAAAGAGTAAACCTCTAGCCTCATCTTTCATTCCTTGCTTAGATTGATCTACCTTTTCCTCAGCTCCCTTATTTTCTTCCATCAAATTTAAGTTTCAATTATTCTGGGAAAGATACAAAAATTTAAAATTGACAATAAAACTGATTATAATAATTTTTTGCATAAAAAAAGCTTCACATTTCTGTGAAGCTTTTAATCTAATGTGACCGGGCTGGGGCTCGAACCCAGGACCCTCTCCTTAAAAGGGAGATGCTCTACCAACTGAGCTACCAGGTCATTTATTTTTATCTTAATGACTAAAAAGATATTTTTACTAATTAGAGAAACGACTTTCTCTTTTCAATTACTTAATTAAAAAACTTCACATTTCTATGAAGTTTTCTAAGTTTTTGTGACCGGGCTGGGGCTCGAACCCAGGACCCTCTCCTTAAAAGGGAGATGCTCTACCAACTGAGCTACCAGGTCAATATATTTGCTTTTAAGCGGCTGCAAATATATACTTTATATTAGAAAAAACAAATCTATTTATATTTTTTTTCATTTAAATATGCTTCTCTTACTTTTTTAAATAAATTAGAAGAATACACAAAGTCTACAACTGCCTCATTGTCAGTTTTAAATATATCTTCACTGGTACCTTCCCAAGCTTTTTGACCTTCCTTTAAAAAAATTATTTTTTCGCCAATCTCCATCACAGAATTCATGTCATGTGTATTAATTACGGTTGTAATTTTATATTCATCCGTAATTTCTTGAATTAAATTATCTATTACAATTGCAGTTCTTGGATCTAAACCAGAGTTTGGTTCATCACAAAAAAGGTATTTAGGGTTCATAACAATTGCTCTGGCAATGGCAACTCGTTTCTGCATTCCTCCAGAAAGCTCTGCTGGTAATTTTTTATTAGAGTTTTCTAAATTAACTCTATTTAAAACAAAGTTTACGCGCTCTAGCATTTCTGCGTGAGATTTATCTGTAAACATTTTTAACGGAAACATTACATTATCTTCTACCGTTTGAGAATCGAACAAGGCACTTCCTTGAAAAACCATACCAATTTCTTGCCTCCATTGCTGTTTTTCATTTTCAGTAAATTTTGTATTTATCCTACCATCAAAAGAAATAGAACCTTTTTCTGGCGTGTGCAAACCTATTAAAGATTTTATAAATACTGTTTTTCCAGAACCACTTTGACCAATTATTAAGCTGGTTTCACCAGGTAGAAAAGTAGCTGTTATACCTTTTAATACTTTTACATCTCCAAAACCTTTATGTAAATTATCTACTTCAATCATATTTTAGGTTAAAAGCATTTGAGTTAAAAAATAGTTTGCTATTACAATTAAAATAGTTGTCCAAACTACGGCTTGCGTACTTGCTTTACCAACCGCTATAGACCCTCCTTTTACATAATAACCATGATAAGAAGGTACTGTAGAGATTAGAAATGCAAAAATTAAGGTTTTAATAATTGCGTACGATAATAAAAAAGGATCAAAATCTGTTTGAATACCTTCTATATAATTTGCTCCAGAAAAAAGACCAGATAAAACACCTGTAACCCATCCTCCTAAAATCCCTAAGAACATACCTAATGAGATTAAAAAAGGATAAAAGAAAACTGTTGCAATCACTTTAGGCAATACTAAATGACTTAAAGCATTTATACCCATTACCTCTAAAGCATCAATTTGTTCTGTAACTCGCATAGTACCGATACTAGAAGTTATATAAGAACCTACCTTACCTGCTAAAATAATGGAACAAAAAGTAGGAGCAAATTCTAAAATAATAGAACGCTTAGCTGCAAAACCTATTAAAGATTTTGGAATAAAAGGATTGTCTAAATTTAAAGCCGTTTGCAACGCAATTACACCTCCAATAAAAAAGGAAATAAACATAATAATCCCTAAAGATTTTAAACCTAATTCATCAATCTCTTTTATCAAAGCTTCGTAAAAAACTTTTCCTTTTTGCGGTTTTTTAAAAACACGCCCTAACATCATAAAATATTTACCAACATGTTCTAGGTAACCCATTCATTTTAATTTTATGCTAAAGTATTAAATTATCATTAATAGTGCGTTAAATTGACCAAATCAAAACAAAAAATAATTACTTTTGACTCATAATTTATATATGTACTTATGAAATTCAAATTACTTTTCAGCTTCATCTGCCTATTTATTTGTTTAGGAAACAACAAACTAACATCACAAAATAAAAAACCAAAATTGGTGGTTGGTATTGTTATTGACCAAATGAGATATGATTATTTAACAAGGTATTCCGATAGATATGGAAAAGATGGATTTAATAGAATTTTACAAGAAGGTTTTTCTTTAGAAAACGCTCATTATAATTACATACCAACCTATACAGCTGTTGGACACACCTCTATTTATACAGGAACAACCCCAAGTGAACACGGAATTATCTCTAACAATTGGTACGACAAATATCAAAAAGAATCTATTTACTGCGTAGATGACAACAATTACAAAACTGTTGGAAACGAGGGTAAATATGGACAAAAATCTCCAAAAAGACTTTTTACATCAACCATAACAGATCAATTACATTTGGCTCAAAATATGTTTGGTAAAACTATTGGTGTTTCTATAAAAGATAGATCTGCAATTTTACCTGCTGGCCATTCTGCAAATGCAGCTTATTGGTATGATGGTGGTAATTTTAATACTTGGATTACAAGTACATATTATATGAATGAATTGCCTAAATGGGTAAAAGATTTTAATGGAAATAACAACGCAGATACATACCTAAACACACCTTGGGAAACACTTTACGATATAGAAACATACACAAACAGTAGAGTTGACGATAATATTTATGAAGGTAAATTAAAAGGACAGGAAGCACCAACTTTTCCGAAAGACTTAAAAGCATTGCGTTCTAAAAATGGTAATTTCGATTTGATAAAAACAGTACCGGCAGGAAATACTTATACAACAGATTTTGCAAAAGCTGCTATTATAGGTGAAAACTTAGGTAAAGGTGAACATACAGATTTTTTAGCGGTTAGTTATTCTTCTACAGATTATATTGGTCATAAATACGGAGTTGCTGCCATAGAAACAGAAGACACCTATTTACGATTAGACAAAGATTTGGCTAATTTATTTCAATTTTTAGACCAACAAGTTGGAAAAGATAATTACACCTTATTTTTAACTGCAGATCATGCAGCAGTGCATGTACCAGCTTATTTACAATCTTTAAAAATACCTGCTCACTATTTAAAGATGACAAAATTTAAAGAGTTTATTTTAGAAACCACTAAAAAATATTTCAATTCTGTAGATTTAATTGAAAACGTTTCTAATTATCAAATATTCTTAGATAAAGATAAAGTAGAATCTTTAGGTTTAGAAGTAAATAACGTTGCTCAAAAATTAGCTGATGAAGTAATTAACTTTGATGGTATTTATAAAGCAGTAACCGCAAGAACTTTGCAAACCACACATTTCTCTTCTGGAATATTAAATTCACTGCAAAACGGGTATAATCAAAAATTATCTGGTGATGTTTTAATGATTCCTAATCCGGCTACTTTAACTGGTGGAAGAACAGGAACAAGCCATGGTTCTGGATATTCTTATGACACACATGTACCAATTATTTTTTATGGAAACGGAATAAAACAAGGTTCATCATCAAAAAGATACAACATTACAGATATTGCGCCAACTATTGCGAATCTTTTAAATATAGAGTCGCCAAACGGAACAAACGGAGTTGTAGTTGATGAAGTTTTGGAAAAATAAAATAAGTTCTATATTATAATTATTTCTAACAGGAATAAGATATTAAAAAGCCCCAAGACTTAGTTTTGGGGTTTCTTTTTGATTAAAAATTTGAATACAGAACCATCTTGATGTCTTTTTATCGCTTTCCTAGAAAGTAGAATTCCAATTCCTAAAGAAATAAATGCACCTATAGAAATTCCTGGAATAAAGTTGATGAACAGAAAAAAATCATATGCTCCATGAAACAGCGTTGCGAAAAACAAACCTGTTAAGTTTAAAACTATTCTATTTTTAGAAAACTTTGCTTTTCCCATAAAATAGCCCATTAAAATGGCAAATGTAGCATGTGCCGGAACCGCAGTAAATGCTCTTAATATTCCAGTAGACACTCCGTGTTGAAAAACATACAATACATTTTCTAAAGTAGCAAAGCCCATAGAAACCATTACCGCATAGACAATACCATCAAAAGGCTCGTTGTATTCTTTATTTCTCTGTGCATAATATTTTACAATTACATATTTAGAAAACTCTTCTACCAAGGCAACTACTATAAATGCCTTTACAAATTGTTGAAATATATTAGCGACATTAGTAACAGGCAGAAATCTATCTGCAAAACCACCAAGAATTACAGTAATTAACACACTTGCCGTTGCACCTAAAAGAAAGTTTTTAAATAAAAAAGGAATAGGCTCTTTTTCAAACTTATCTTTAAAATAAATATATAGTATAATAATGGTTGCAGGAGCAATAGCAAGAAGAAGTAAATGCATGGAGAAATTTAAAGAGTTTGTTTTTTATAAAATGAAACAAACGCAAAGTTTTGAAAAGAAGATTTTATAATTCCTTTACCAACCTTGCGTTTGCCTAGTATTTTTGTACTTAATTATTTGCTAACTTTATTTTTTAGGCAAGAAAACTTCTGCCATCATACAGCGCGCACTACCTCCTCCACAAAACTCAATAGTATCTAAAGGACTAGAAATAATTTTACAATGATTGTTGATTTGTGATTTTTGAGATTGAGTTAAACTATTAAAAGCAGCTTGACTCATTACTAAAAAACGCTCATCATCTTTACCTCTAACTTCTAACATATTTCCGGCAAAGTTAGTAACCTGTTTTTCTGTAATATCAATTACTTTTTTACCATCTTCTTTTAAATGTTTCAAAACATTTTTACGCTCAGATTTATCATCAATAGAAGCCAAACAGATAATCGCCAAAGTTTCTCCAACACACATCATCACATTCGTATGATAAATTGCAGCTCTTTTACCATCTACTGTTTGATTTGCTGTAAAAACAACTGGTGTATATTCAAAATCTTCACAGAACTCTATAAATAACTCTTCATCTGCTCTCGGCGAAAGCGCACAATATGCCTTGTTATTCCCTCTATCTAAACATATACTACCCGTTCCTTCTAAAAAAACTCCTTCATCTTCAGCAGAAGTATAATCTACAATATTCTCTATTAAAAAGCCTTCTTTTTCTATCTGTTCTAAAACATCCTCACGTCTTTCTAAGCGCCTATTTTCTGCAAACATTGGGTAAATAGCAACGGTACCATCTTCATGAAAAGATATCCAATTATTTGGAAAAACAGCATCTGGTGTATCCGCTTCCTTTGTATCAGAAACAACAATTACATCAATACCAAAACCACGTAATTTCTCTACAAAAGCATCAAATTCGTCCTGCGCTTTTGTATTAATGGTAGCTGGCAATGCATTATCAATATTATGTTGATAGTAATTATTTACAGCAGTTTGCTCATTCATCCTAAAACTAACAGGACGAATCATTAAAATTGTATTTGTAGTTTGCTTCATTTAATTCATTTATTAGGCACAAAATTAGCCTTTTTTTTAATCACTATAGGTTTCAATGATTTTATTTTCTGATATAAAACCATTCTAAAAGTTTACTATTGTCTTTTTGTTTATTTTTACCTCATGAAAAAAATACTTCCCTTTTTTATATTCTTTATTTCTCTTTTCTCTTTCGGACAAACTCTTCCAGAAGGTTTTGTTTATTTATCTGATGTTGATAAAACGATTCAAAAAGAATTGCGCTACTTAGGAAATAATAATTTTATAGGGAAAACAATTGATGGCTATCATAAAAACTGTATTATAGTTACTAAAGCTTCTGCTGATGCTTTAACGAAAGTACAAAAGAGCCTCCAAAAAGAAGGGTACAGTCTTAAAATATTTGACGCATACAGACCACAACAAGCAGTAAACCACTTTGTACGATGGGCAAAGGTTTTAGAAGATACGTTAATGAAAAAAGCGTATTACCCAGATGTACCAAAATCAGAATTATTTAAAAGAGGATACATTGCCTCTAGATCTGGACACTCAAGAGGAAGTACTGTAGACTTAACAATTGTAGCTATTAAAACAGGTAAAGAATTAGATATGGGTAGTTCTTATGATTTTTTCGGAATAACATCTCATTACCTGCCTAAGAATATCAGTATAGAACAACAAAAAAATAGGTTATTACTCCGTAATATAATGATTAAAAACAACTTTAGACCTTATAAAAACGAATGGTGGCATTTTACTTTAAGATACGAACCCTTTCCAAAAACATACTTTAATTTCCCAATAGAATAAGAAGTTTTAACAAAAAAGAAACATTCTCACTCAAAATCGGCATTATATTTGCTTAAATGATTGAAAGTAATATATAAATGAAAACAAACATCAACTTACTTCTTTTTTTCACTATTTCATTATTCTCTGTTTTACAACTATCTGCACAGTTAGATTCTAATTCAGGAAGCAAAGAAAAAGGCAAAATTAAGGGCGTAGTTTTAAATAATTCTAAAGAGGTAACAAAACCAAAAGCATTAGAATTAGATGGGAATGATGGCTTTAAAAATGCTTTTGATAAAGAAAATGATAAATTAAAAAAACAAAAGGAAGAAAATGACCTTAATAATAAAGGCATTATAACACAAGAAAAGCAAAGAGAAGAGCGTTTTTTAAAAGCATTTAAAAAAGTAAACGGACAATATATTTATCCCGTAATAGACCAAGATCTAGGTAGTTTTAGAACAGATTCTAAAAGTGTTAATATTATTTGTAGAGATTTCCAATATCCTGACGGAGATATGGTTACCATATTTGTAAATGACATACCCGTTGTGCATAACATTACATTAAAACGAAGCTATCAAAAGTTTAATATCCCTTTAGAAATAGGTATTAATAAAATTGCTTTTAAAGCGCTAAATCAAGGTACATCTGGACCAAATACAGCCGCTTTTAAGGTATATAATGATGAAGGTACACTGCTCTCTTCTAATGAATGGAACTTGGCAACTGGCGCTAAAGCCACGATAGTAATAGCTAAAGACAAATAATACTCTTAAAATATTTTGTTTTATTTTAAACTAATCTAGTTTTTTTATTCTATCAAAAACAGTTATTTTTGTGACTGGTTATTAAAAGAGTAAATTTTAATAGTCTTAAAACAAACAATATCACTAAAAATGAAAGAAATCACCAAACAAACCTATTTAGATTGGTACAAAGACATGCTTTTTTGGCGTAAGTTCGAAGACAAACTTGCTTCTGTTTACATTCAACAAAAAGTTAGAGGTTTCTTGCACTTATATAATGGGCAAGAGGCAATTTTAGCGGGTGCATTACATGCAATGGACTTATCTAAAGACAAAATGATTACGGCTTATAGAAATCACGTACAACCGATTGGTATGGGAGAAGATCCTAAACGTGTAATGGCAGAATTATATGGAAAGGTAACCGGAACGTCTAAAGGAATGGGTGGTTCTATGCATATTTTTTCAAAAGAATTCCGTTTTTATGGTGGTCATGGTATCGTTGGAGGTCAGATTCCTTTAGGTGCAGGTCTTGCTTTTGGTGATAAATATAATAATACTGGTGGTGTTACATTAACCTGTTTTGGAGATGGTGCTGCAAGACAAGGTTCATTACATGAAGCTTTTAATTTAGCTATGTTATGGAAATTACCTGTAATTTTTATTTGTGAAAACAATGGGTATGCAATGGGTACTTCTGTAGAAAGAACTGCAAACCATACAGATATTTGGAAACTTGGTTTAGGATACGAAATGCCTTGTGGACCAGTAGATGCAATGAACCCTATTAAAGTTGCAGAAGCTATAGACGAAGCTTTAGATAGAGCTAGACGTGGTGATGGACCAACTTTCTTAGAAATGAAAACATATAGATATAGAGGTCACTCTATGTCTGATGCACAACACTATAGAACTAAAGACGAAGTAGAAGAATACAAAAAAATAGATCCTATTACACAAGTAAAAGATGTTATTTTAGAAAAAGGGTATGCTACTGCAGAGGAATTAGCTGTTGTTGATAAAGAGGTAAAAGTGAAGG from Polaribacter sejongensis carries:
- a CDS encoding ABC transporter ATP-binding protein, producing the protein MIEVDNLHKGFGDVKVLKGITATFLPGETSLIIGQSGSGKTVFIKSLIGLHTPEKGSISFDGRINTKFTENEKQQWRQEIGMVFQGSALFDSQTVEDNVMFPLKMFTDKSHAEMLERVNFVLNRVNLENSNKKLPAELSGGMQKRVAIARAIVMNPKYLFCDEPNSGLDPRTAIVIDNLIQEITDEYKITTVINTHDMNSVMEIGEKIIFLKEGQKAWEGTSEDIFKTDNEAVVDFVYSSNLFKKVREAYLNEKKYK
- a CDS encoding MlaE family ABC transporter permease, giving the protein MGYLEHVGKYFMMLGRVFKKPQKGKVFYEALIKEIDELGLKSLGIIMFISFFIGGVIALQTALNLDNPFIPKSLIGFAAKRSIILEFAPTFCSIILAGKVGSYITSSIGTMRVTEQIDALEVMGINALSHLVLPKVIATVFFYPFLISLGMFLGILGGWVTGVLSGLFSGANYIEGIQTDFDPFLLSYAIIKTLIFAFLISTVPSYHGYYVKGGSIAVGKASTQAVVWTTILIVIANYFLTQMLLT
- the pafA gene encoding alkaline phosphatase PafA, translating into MKFKLLFSFICLFICLGNNKLTSQNKKPKLVVGIVIDQMRYDYLTRYSDRYGKDGFNRILQEGFSLENAHYNYIPTYTAVGHTSIYTGTTPSEHGIISNNWYDKYQKESIYCVDDNNYKTVGNEGKYGQKSPKRLFTSTITDQLHLAQNMFGKTIGVSIKDRSAILPAGHSANAAYWYDGGNFNTWITSTYYMNELPKWVKDFNGNNNADTYLNTPWETLYDIETYTNSRVDDNIYEGKLKGQEAPTFPKDLKALRSKNGNFDLIKTVPAGNTYTTDFAKAAIIGENLGKGEHTDFLAVSYSSTDYIGHKYGVAAIETEDTYLRLDKDLANLFQFLDQQVGKDNYTLFLTADHAAVHVPAYLQSLKIPAHYLKMTKFKEFILETTKKYFNSVDLIENVSNYQIFLDKDKVESLGLEVNNVAQKLADEVINFDGIYKAVTARTLQTTHFSSGILNSLQNGYNQKLSGDVLMIPNPATLTGGRTGTSHGSGYSYDTHVPIIFYGNGIKQGSSSKRYNITDIAPTIANLLNIESPNGTNGVVVDEVLEK
- a CDS encoding PrsW family intramembrane metalloprotease, producing the protein MHLLLLAIAPATIIILYIYFKDKFEKEPIPFLFKNFLLGATASVLITVILGGFADRFLPVTNVANIFQQFVKAFIVVALVEEFSKYVIVKYYAQRNKEYNEPFDGIVYAVMVSMGFATLENVLYVFQHGVSTGILRAFTAVPAHATFAILMGYFMGKAKFSKNRIVLNLTGLFFATLFHGAYDFFLFINFIPGISIGAFISLGIGILLSRKAIKRHQDGSVFKFLIKKKPQN
- the ctlX gene encoding citrulline utilization hydrolase CtlX, which produces MKQTTNTILMIRPVSFRMNEQTAVNNYYQHNIDNALPATINTKAQDEFDAFVEKLRGFGIDVIVVSDTKEADTPDAVFPNNWISFHEDGTVAIYPMFAENRRLERREDVLEQIEKEGFLIENIVDYTSAEDEGVFLEGTGSICLDRGNNKAYCALSPRADEELFIEFCEDFEYTPVVFTANQTVDGKRAAIYHTNVMMCVGETLAIICLASIDDKSERKNVLKHLKEDGKKVIDITEKQVTNFAGNMLEVRGKDDERFLVMSQAAFNSLTQSQKSQINNHCKIISSPLDTIEFCGGGSARCMMAEVFLPKK
- a CDS encoding M15 family metallopeptidase encodes the protein MKKILPFFIFFISLFSFGQTLPEGFVYLSDVDKTIQKELRYLGNNNFIGKTIDGYHKNCIIVTKASADALTKVQKSLQKEGYSLKIFDAYRPQQAVNHFVRWAKVLEDTLMKKAYYPDVPKSELFKRGYIASRSGHSRGSTVDLTIVAIKTGKELDMGSSYDFFGITSHYLPKNISIEQQKNRLLLRNIMIKNNFRPYKNEWWHFTLRYEPFPKTYFNFPIE
- the pdhA gene encoding pyruvate dehydrogenase (acetyl-transferring) E1 component subunit alpha, producing MKEITKQTYLDWYKDMLFWRKFEDKLASVYIQQKVRGFLHLYNGQEAILAGALHAMDLSKDKMITAYRNHVQPIGMGEDPKRVMAELYGKVTGTSKGMGGSMHIFSKEFRFYGGHGIVGGQIPLGAGLAFGDKYNNTGGVTLTCFGDGAARQGSLHEAFNLAMLWKLPVIFICENNGYAMGTSVERTANHTDIWKLGLGYEMPCGPVDAMNPIKVAEAIDEALDRARRGDGPTFLEMKTYRYRGHSMSDAQHYRTKDEVEEYKKIDPITQVKDVILEKGYATAEELAVVDKEVKVKVKECEQFAEDSPYPEPQQMYDMVYEQEDYPFIS